Proteins encoded within one genomic window of Vicia villosa cultivar HV-30 ecotype Madison, WI unplaced genomic scaffold, Vvil1.0 ctg.002094F_1_1, whole genome shotgun sequence:
- the LOC131637829 gene encoding uncharacterized protein LOC131637829, which translates to MDYVFDGASNALGNGIGAVLISPEGGHTIFTVRLCFDCTNNMAEYEACIMGLKAAIDLRIKFLEVYGDSALVISQIKGEWDTKHPNLIPYKEHVLTLIPYFKEITFEHIPREENQLADALAIMRSMFKVRWDNEAPMITIKRLDEPAHCCDIVTEEVDEKPWFYKVKRYLEAQEYPERASINDKKFLRRFSAKFFLSNGILYKRNHDSTLLRCVNKKEAEEIMEDMHCHTLILTPLRCYISRHFINSRQVPRAVTCLPSTQSRVFKDKKAQVFP; encoded by the coding sequence ATGGACTatgtttttgacggagcttcgaacGCACTTGGAAATGGTATTGGTGCTGTACTTATCTCTCCCGAAGGTGGTCATACGATATTCACTGTGAGACTATgttttgactgcaccaacaatatggccgAATACGAAGCGTGCAtcatgggtctcaaagctgcaatcgactTGAGAATCAAATTTCTAGAGGTATATGGGGACTCAGCCTTGGTAatcagtcagatcaaaggagaatgggatacgaagcatcctaatctcatccCTTACAAGGAGCATGTGTTGACTTTGATCCCTTATTTCAAAGAGATTACGTTTGAGCATATCCCACGAGAAGAGAACCAGTTGGCAGATGCATTGGCTATTATGCGGTCTATGTTCAAAGTTAGATGGGATAATGAGGCGCCCATGATCACTATTAAAAGATTGGATGAGCCGGCACATTGTTGCGACATTGTTACGGAGGAAGTAGACGAGAAACCTTGGTTCTACAAAGTAAAGAGATACCTTGAAGCTCAGGAATATCCTGAAAGGGCATCCATCAACGACAAGAAGTTTCTAAGAAGGTTCTCTGCCAAGTTCTTCCTGAGTAATGGAATCTTATACAAGCGTAATCATGACTcgactctgcttcgttgtgtgaacaagaaggaagcagaagagatAATGGAAGATAtgcattgtcataccctaattttgacccctcTGAGATGTTACATCTCTAGACActtcatcaactcaagacaagtacccagagcagtcacttgtttaccTAGTACTCAGTCGAGGGTGTTCAAGGACaaaaaagctcag